From uncultured Pseudodesulfovibrio sp.:
CACCGGACGGTGTAGAGTAGGCATGCCCTTTGTTGATGAGACGTTCAGTCAGAGCGATCATCTCGGGAATGTGTTCGGTGCATTTCGGTTCCACGTCAGGGCGAAGCACGGACAGTTTGTCCATATCCACATAGAATTCACCGATAAATTTTTCGGCGATTTCGCCAGCTTCCTTGCCGACTTCATTGGCGCGCTTGATGATCTTGTCATCAATGTCAGTGAAGTTGCGGATAAAGTTGACGTTGTATCCTTTGCGCTGGAGATATCGGTACAAGACGTCGAAAACCACGCTGGAGCGGGCATGGCCGATGTGACAGAGGTCGTATGCCGTGATGCCGCAGACGTACATGTTGACGTCATTGCCGTTCGCCGGGGTGAATTCTTCTTTCTGTCGTTTGAGCGTGTTGTAAAGTCTCATTGAATTACTCCATTTTTATTCATTTGAAATAATTGGTATTTAATTAAATTCCATCGCTGGAAGTAGTGACGATTTTCATGTTCAAAAGCTGCATGGTTTCAAAGATATCTCGGCCCATGAAAAAGTACAGCACAGGAAATGGTTCTTTGGGCGCGAATGACACTGTCATGGTGGCAGGGTCTCCCATGAAACGTCTTAGACCGAGCATGACATCTTCGGCTATCGCGTTTTCCTTGCTGGCAGCGTGTTCAGCCAGACCGGCCAACTCATGTTGAATGGTTGCCACGGTCAAGGTTTCGGACATACTCATGGCTGCTGACCAGTTGCGAACGACTGTTTTTGTCAATGATCGATCCGTGAAACGCAAAGTGGCATTGTCAAGGCGCAGGCCGACCAATTGCTCCAGACGCATGTCATTGAGATCAATGCCATCCACTGCACAGGTCAGCATTGCATGTCCCAATTTTGGGTCATCCATGGAAAGTGTTTCCAGCGTCAGGACACCGTTGGTCGCATCGTACGTATAGTCAAGCTCAATGTTGCCGGCGATGGAATCAATGCCGGATTTCAGCATGATCTCAGTCCATTCCCCGAAGTTTTCTTGCGTGACCAGACAGGAAAGTCTGGACGCTGTAGCATGTGCATGATGGGGAATCGGGTTGCGTTGGTCGAAGTCATTGATGCGCAGGGCGTCGGCCGTGAAGTGCTGGCCTGAAGGGAGGGTTGCGCTGACGTTTTCCAGCGTGACCATGTGATCGTAAATATTTACGGATAGATCGTCATAGGTCAGGGTCAAACCGGGCGTTTGTGCGATTGTTCGGTCCAGTTCCTTGCGGACTTCCGAGTGAACAAACCAGTTTAGAGCCACCGCGCAGATGACTACAAACACACCGAATGAGATGAGAAATTTGGCAATTTTATTCATGGCTTACAAATCCCGGAGGCCGGTGACGGAAGCCACAGCCTTGATACCTTTTTTTGCGCCGGTAAAGCCGAGTTTTTCTTCAGTGGTTGCCTTGAAGTTGACCTGATGCGCATCCAGTCCGAGCAAGCGGCAAATATTCTTTGCGATTTGATTCGCATGCGGGGAAAGCTTCGGAGCTTGCGTGATAACGGTCAGGTCGGCATGGACAATACGTGTGTCCGCCTCTTCGGCCATGGTCAGGACTTCTCGCAAAAGGATAGAGCTGTCCACTCCCTTGAATTTCGGGTCTGTGTCCGGGAAGTGTTTGCCAATGTCTCCGCCACCGAAAGTGCCCAGAATGGCATCTGTCAGAGCGTGCAGGAGTACATCTCCATCTGAATGAGCGATGATGGTCGGGCCACCGGCAATGGGGACGCCGCCAAGCACCAGAGGACGATCGTTTTCGCCGCCGAAGCGGTGAACGTCATACCCCCAACCCACACACGGGACAGTCGTCTTGGTTTCTTCCAGACGTTTCAGGTCTTCGGGGACAGTTATTTTGATGTTACGTGTCTCACCGGGAACAACGGCCACCTCAGCTAATTTTTCAACCATGCTGGCGTCATCGGTGACTTCCCATCCTTCTGCATCAGCCTGGTCATGAGCTTCTTTGAGTATGGACGTTTCAAAACCTTGCGGTGTTTGTACCGCGGCCAGCTCAGCCCTGTTCAGAGTGTCGATAACTGTATCGTCAGCCACGCGTTTGACCGTGTCCGTCACCTGTATGGCAGGGATCACGCCATGCGCTCCATTATCAAGGGCTTCGATGAGATCGGTGATAATTCGAGGGGATACGAACGGGCGGGCCGAGTCATGCACCAAGATGCCGTCACACTCTTTGGGCAGTCCTGTCAGTCCATTCCTGACGGAATCCTGACGTCGCTCACCACCGGAGATGACTTTCCACTTCAGGCCGAGGTCTTCCGATTTGAAATATTGGCGGAGTTTTTTCTCCATGACCGGAGCATCTTCGGGCGGGAAGACGAATACCAGCCCCTTGACGCGCGCTACACGTGAGAATGTTCGGGCGCAATGCCAGAATAGTGGTGCGGATTTGTATTCGAGGTACTGCTTGCGTTCGCCGTTGACGGCTTCAGCCAGTCGGGTACCGGAGCCTGCGGCAAGGATTATGCCCCAGATATTTTTGAGTGGACGCGTCATGCGAAACCCTGTGCCGTTGAATGAAAAGTGGTCGCGCGAGAAAAGGTATGCGCCTTTTCTCGCGCGGTATATCAAGTTGGAGCCGGTCATAAGCCGGGTTTTGTGGCCCCTTTCGGGGTGGTCATCATTCATCTAGACCGACTGTTACCAGCCGGTTCGAGCAACCTACCCGACAGCTCGATCGGGCCGATCTACAGCGCTGTCCTATTTGGTCTTGCTTCGGACGGAGTTCACCTGGCCTGCCGTGTCACCACGACAGCCGGTAGGCTCTTACCCCACCGTTTCACCCTTACCGCCGGTAAAAACCGGAGGCGGTATACTTTCTGTTGCACGTGACGGGGATCGCTCCCCCTGGGAGTTACCCAGCGTCCTGCCCTGAGAAGCCCGGACTTTCCTCCCCGATCAAAGATCGCGGCGATGACCTGTCCGACTCCAAACTTGTGTTATATCCAACGAGGCCGTCAGGCCCCGAATTCAATCTCTAATCCTGAGATTCAGGCTCAATGTGCGCTTTCCAGTAAATGAGGCGCTGGCAGTTGGGGCAGCTCAATATCTGCTGGCCTTTCTGCAAATCGTTGTACGCCTGCGGCGGAATCATGATGTTACAGCCAGAACAGATACCCTTGGAAACAGGGACGATAACTGGATTCTTCAAGCGTTCACGAATGAACTCGTAACGGCCCAAGATCGGCGGCGGAACAGCCTTGCAGGACTTTTTACGCTTGCGGCCTAAGGAGTCGAGTTTCTTCTGAGCCTTGGCCAGACGTTCGTCCAGTGTTGTCTTGAGTGCATCGTACTGTTCTTTGACGCCGCTCATTTCTTCAGTCAGTGACTCGGTGGCCTCGTCCTGACGGATAAGTTCTTCACGGACAGCTTCCTGCTCGTCATCACGCATGCGGTTGAGTTTTTCCAGAGAATCCATTTCGCGCATCATGGCGTGGTATTCCTTGGTGTTGCCAACCAGCATCAGCTTGTTTTTGGACTTCTTGATTTTACCGGCATCCTCATCGATTTCAAAGGTCAGCTTTTTCTGCTGTTCCTTGAGGATATCAGTTTTTTCGTCGATCTGGTTGCGGCGTTCATTGAATTCGCTCATCTGTGACTCAAGGTCGGACAGCTCTTGAGGAGCTTGTTCGATTACATCCTTGAGGGTGAGGATCTCGTCGTCAACCTGCTGCAGAACGATCAACTGTTCGATTTGTTTCTGATACATTGTTAACCTCTCTATCTATTTGAAATTTTGCCCAATCGTTCAATCGGCTTGTTTCGCTATTTTTTGACGTGTACCCGGAACGGGTCTTCGCCTTCGAAAAATTGTACGTCCACATCAGCCATCTCGCCTGCAAGCTCTTTGGCAAATCGACGCATCATTTCCTCTTCCAATGAAAAATGTCCGGCATCCACCACGCAAATAGGTGTCTCCACCGCTGCATGATATTTTATGTCGCCGGTAATAAATACGTCAGCTCCGGCGTTTGCCGCCTTGTCGATAAGCGACGATCCAGAACCTCCGCAATAAGCCACTGTGGTAACCGTTTCAGGTTGTGGGCCTGAAATCATGAGTGCGTCACGCTGGATAAGGGTATCCAATTTCGCGATGAACGCATCCCATGGCAAGGATTCTGGCAACTTACCGACTTCGCCAAAACCAACTTCACGTCGGGGTGCGGTCAGTGAGCGAATATAGAACAGAGGGCGTTTGCCCATGGAAAATTCAATCTTGTTGGCCACATCAGCCCAGTGCGACTCGTCGCAGACTAAACGGACTTCGCCGGTACGACTTTGTGATACGGAATGAATACCGTCGTGATTGGCCCAGATGTCGGCGGCTTCTCGGGATATTGGTTCTTCTGTGTAGAAGGAAGCCTCAATGGGGGCGTAGCCTGTTTCGATTTCAAGGAGTTTTCTGCCTTCCAATGCAAGATCATATCCTAACCAGAAAGCCGGACCACCGGGGCGGGTGTCCAAAGAGGTATGTGCGCTGTACAACCATGTGCCGCTTTTAACGACGCGACGCAGCACATCCATATACATGGATTCCGCGTTCGGCATTTTGGGCTTCATGTACAAGGGATGATGTGTAATCACGGCCCCGGCACCCCAGTTTAGACACTTCTCAAGGGTTGCTGGTGTCGGCTCCAAGGCCGCGGCCACCTTGTCAGTCTCTGTTATTTCACCAGCAATCTGGACGCCGCTATTGTCCCAGGAACTTTGATTTGCTTCCGGGGCGGAAATGCGGAAAATCGATAAAATATCCTTAATTTTCATATGCTTACGACCACCTATCGTAAAGAAGATGCTCCCGTAGGGTTTCCCCCTCGGGAGCATTAATTTCCTCTTCAATAACCCAGCCATTGGCCTTCGCGGGATACTTCAAGATATATGCGTTGAACTGGTTTCCAGTATCAAACTTCTTCAATCACGTCTCCCGTTTGGAGGGTCGTTGGTGGGCCAGCCAGGATTCGAACCTGGGACCGACCGGTTATGAGCCGGTGGCTCTGCCAACTGAGCTACTGGCCCGTTGTCGAGTCCGGGAAGATAGACGTACCAAGAACGATTGTCAAGCCGGTCTGTTTTTAACATCGGCAAATTGTTCAGCTGTGAATTTTTGATTTTTATGAAAGCCCTCGTATCTCATGAAGCAACCTGAAGCGTTGAAGATTTTTTCTATTGTGTCTTTTCGACCTGTCGGATCACTTTCATTGCGTACCATGATGCGATGGCGGCGGATATCCAGACGATGGCAAGGATGGAAAGCCAGAGCGAGATTGTGCCGTAGCCGAGGACAGAGGTGAACAGGGTGAAGAGCGCAACCGGCGCGACGACCTGTCGGGCAAGGCCCATCCAGATGGCGAAAAGCGGTCGTTTCATGCCTTGAAGGGTGGAGGTTGCCACGAAAATGATCACGTATCCGTATAAGGTAAACGCATCTATACGCAGATATTCCGCGCCAATGAAAATGACTGCGGGGTCAGAGGTGAAGAGTCGCATGAGCGGTTCGGCCAACAGAAAAATTGGTATTGAAAGTGGGAGGAGCATAATAGCCCCATACTTGAGATTCTTGCGTACGGATTCGCGGATACGGTCAATGCGGTTTGCTCCGTAGTTTTGCGCGGTGACTGTCAGGGCAGCGACACTCAGGCCAATGGATGGCAGAAGGACAATCTGGTCGATGCGGGTGGCGATACCATAGGCCGCTGCTGCTTCCGGTCCGAAACCGGAAACAAATTTGAAGATAACGAAAAATCCGAGGGCGATGGTCATGGAGTTAAGCGCTGCTGGAAATCCCTGTCGTGCGATGTCGGCGTAGAGAGTGGGGTGCGGAATGAGGTTTTTGCCCGCGTTGGTGACAACCAGTCCTGTTTGACGTGCTCTATATCCAAGATAAATGGCTCCGAAAGCCTGAATGATGACCGTTGACCACGCCACGCCTTGAAGCCCCATGGCGGGGAGACCGAAACCGCCGTATATAAACCATGGATCAAGGGCTATGTTCAGTGTTGCCCCAAAGATGAGGACGTTGCGAAAACTTCTGGTGTCGCCTTGAGATTGAAGTATGGCGTTGAAGAGAAAAATTGCCACTGTAGCGACGTTGCAGGCGAAAATCGGGTTCATGTAGGCTAGACAAGTCTCAAGGTAATGTCCTTCGGCTCCTAGCCAACCGAAAATGGACGGAGAGAATGTCAGGCCGAACCAGGCCAGAAAGATGGAGACGAAGATGCCGAAACTGAGCATTTGTACGGCAATGAAAGCGGCCTGCTTGCGATCTTTGGCTCCGAGAGCTGCCCCCATGAGAGCGGTGGAGCCGGTGCCGATGCCACTGGCAAGCGCGGTGATGATGAAGTAAACGGGCAGAGAGAGGGCCAGAGCCGCTACGGCTTGCGTGTCAATGCGTCCGGCCCACCATGTGTCGACAACGTTGAACATGGTGTTGAAAAAAAAGCCCACCGAAGCGGGAACCGCGACCTGTCGGATAACTGCGGAAATCGGGCGTGATGTGAGGTCTGTAGTGTCTGTGGTTTGTGTCATTGA
This genomic window contains:
- a CDS encoding Nif3-like dinuclear metal center hexameric protein — protein: MKIKDILSIFRISAPEANQSSWDNSGVQIAGEITETDKVAAALEPTPATLEKCLNWGAGAVITHHPLYMKPKMPNAESMYMDVLRRVVKSGTWLYSAHTSLDTRPGGPAFWLGYDLALEGRKLLEIETGYAPIEASFYTEEPISREAADIWANHDGIHSVSQSRTGEVRLVCDESHWADVANKIEFSMGKRPLFYIRSLTAPRREVGFGEVGKLPESLPWDAFIAKLDTLIQRDALMISGPQPETVTTVAYCGGSGSSLIDKAANAGADVFITGDIKYHAAVETPICVVDAGHFSLEEEMMRRFAKELAGEMADVDVQFFEGEDPFRVHVKK
- a CDS encoding MATE family efflux transporter, yielding MTQTTDTTDLTSRPISAVIRQVAVPASVGFFFNTMFNVVDTWWAGRIDTQAVAALALSLPVYFIITALASGIGTGSTALMGAALGAKDRKQAAFIAVQMLSFGIFVSIFLAWFGLTFSPSIFGWLGAEGHYLETCLAYMNPIFACNVATVAIFLFNAILQSQGDTRSFRNVLIFGATLNIALDPWFIYGGFGLPAMGLQGVAWSTVIIQAFGAIYLGYRARQTGLVVTNAGKNLIPHPTLYADIARQGFPAALNSMTIALGFFVIFKFVSGFGPEAAAAYGIATRIDQIVLLPSIGLSVAALTVTAQNYGANRIDRIRESVRKNLKYGAIMLLPLSIPIFLLAEPLMRLFTSDPAVIFIGAEYLRIDAFTLYGYVIIFVATSTLQGMKRPLFAIWMGLARQVVAPVALFTLFTSVLGYGTISLWLSILAIVWISAAIASWYAMKVIRQVEKTQ
- the ispD gene encoding 2-C-methyl-D-erythritol 4-phosphate cytidylyltransferase, which encodes MTRPLKNIWGIILAAGSGTRLAEAVNGERKQYLEYKSAPLFWHCARTFSRVARVKGLVFVFPPEDAPVMEKKLRQYFKSEDLGLKWKVISGGERRQDSVRNGLTGLPKECDGILVHDSARPFVSPRIITDLIEALDNGAHGVIPAIQVTDTVKRVADDTVIDTLNRAELAAVQTPQGFETSILKEAHDQADAEGWEVTDDASMVEKLAEVAVVPGETRNIKITVPEDLKRLEETKTTVPCVGWGYDVHRFGGENDRPLVLGGVPIAGGPTIIAHSDGDVLLHALTDAILGTFGGGDIGKHFPDTDPKFKGVDSSILLREVLTMAEEADTRIVHADLTVITQAPKLSPHANQIAKNICRLLGLDAHQVNFKATTEEKLGFTGAKKGIKAVASVTGLRDL
- a CDS encoding C4-type zinc ribbon domain-containing protein: MYQKQIEQLIVLQQVDDEILTLKDVIEQAPQELSDLESQMSEFNERRNQIDEKTDILKEQQKKLTFEIDEDAGKIKKSKNKLMLVGNTKEYHAMMREMDSLEKLNRMRDDEQEAVREELIRQDEATESLTEEMSGVKEQYDALKTTLDERLAKAQKKLDSLGRKRKKSCKAVPPPILGRYEFIRERLKNPVIVPVSKGICSGCNIMIPPQAYNDLQKGQQILSCPNCQRLIYWKAHIEPESQD